GACAACGCTTGATGAAATCATAAAAGTGTATAACTAATTATGGGCTTTACTATAAAGGATACCCATTATCCTGACACAACTCAACTTTATTTATGAAACACCCTCATTTAACTTATAATCACGTTCCTAAATGTAAGCGATATCCGCCGTCCCCGCGGATACGTCTGACCTTCCCAAACATCAGATCTCCGAGCGGTTATCCCGTGCATCCACTTCTCGCGGGCTTCACCGCTCATCACAAGTAGACTCCCTGGTTCGAGCCAAACCTGCGCCGTTCGCCTATCATATCTGTGTGTGAAATTCATAACGCAACCTGCTCCTAAGCTCAATGAACTAATTGTTCCCTTGAAACAAGGTTCACAGTCAATGTGACTTGCTATACCTTGTCCTGGAAGGTACTCATTGATGATTACCTGATCTGCGACTTCCGGCATGTATTCATCTTTAAGCAATTTCTCACTCAGTTCCTTCAACCACTCTGGCAACTTTCCGATACGCATATCATGGTTCACTTTCCGTGCCCTGTAGTCATATTTAAAGCCGTAATGCTGAACGCGCCGCTTTAAGTCATCAAGCCATGGGTGTGTGTCTACCTCAGTTAATAACAAATCATGTCTTTTCGCTGTTATATAGTTTTCTATATACCGCAACCCTGGTATCGTAGTGGGTATTTCTTGTTTTTCAAGAGGTTGTGGCTGGAGAGGTTGCGTATCTGGTTGAAAATCTATTTTTAATTGTAGGTCCATGCTCAACTCCTTTGAAAACAAAAGTAATCACAAGATACGTGAAGATTGGAGTTCACTGTTCTTTCCATTAACCGTTCATATATTACATGCATGGGTTTCATGTCATTTTGAGCAATAAAATTAATCCCGGGAAAAGAGCACATAACACTCTCTTTGAGTTTCTTCCAATTTTCATCGTTACCTCTGATATTCTGATACACCATGGCAATTTTAGAGTCAAGGATCGCTTCCACAATATCAAGAAATACATTGATTAACGCATTGATCTCTCCTTGGAATGTCAAAGAGGCAAGCACGTAACTGAAGTTAAAGAGTATCAATGTATCAGAGGGGTTGCCCTTTTCAATGCCATCTAATAAACCGCTCAGGTCCTCGTAATTCATACAAGAACGGGCTTTGTTAAAGAAAGGTCCACTACTACCATCGGGGCCATGTTTGAGGATTTCCCGTGCCTTATTAAGCATGTATTCCGATTTCTCAACACCTATATAAGTGATATTGCCCTGTGCCGTTGCAGCCCAAAATGCAATACCTGAGGTTAATGGGCCACAACCAAAGTCAATAAAGACTATGTTCCTGTATTCGGTTAGGTGCCTAAGGTGATTGCTATAAAAATGATAGGCACTATAAAGATGCATGGGCATATAAGTGGCACAATAAAGTAACACCTTCTGCTCTGGTGTATAATTCCCAGCATGTTCTGACCTATAGTTCTGATCGAAATCTGTTGAACCGCGTTCCAGAACGTCTTCTCTTAACCGCCTTTTATATTCCCAATTGATGTCCCTCTCATATTCATTTGCTTCTTCTGGAAGTGACTCCCTAAATGGCGTTAGGACTGTCTTCTCAAACAAATTCTGTAAATTTTCACTCGGATAATAACCTCTTGTGTCAGAATAATTAATATACGACAATTCAAGACTCCTTTTACCGACAGATATTCAGCATATAAAACGAGGGGTCGCTCGTCAACTCGTCAGCACCGTCTCACGGTATAGGATAGGGCTCAACGCGGGGGGCGTTGGGGTGAGAATCCTGTCCACGAGCTTGGGAATAGTATAACAGGGGACGTTTGGGGATGTCAAGGAAAAGTGTGGCACATATGCATAAGTGCACGTGTAATATGCTGCAGGTGTGCAACACAAAACTTGATCGCTACACTACAGATAAAGGTCCACCCTTCGTCAATGAACGATGCTATGCACAACCTAACAGGTTATGCTACAAAAGAGGGTAACGTGCTCCTCAGCATGCAGAAGCCTATCGTCGGCGCGGCGAGGCGTGGCATCATCTTAAAGAACAGCAAAAAGCGAATGCCGATTGGAGGGTTGCTAAAGAACTGGAGATGAATAGGACTTCGCCTGTCAGCGTGTAAGTCTGTTTTACAGGAGTTCGGGGTTCATCTAGTTATTGGTGTGCCCGTGAATAAGGCAACAATTCAAGGCGTTACGGATTGGACACACCGGAAACCCACGTTCCTGACTCGGGTTTCTGGAGACTGTCCAAAGCGGCTGGCGATCCAGGGGACTGAATCATACCAGGAACTCCCACGTGTGACGCGGAGTTTATTGACAGCGACGATATTGCTGGCGCCATCTCTTATAAGAATTTCAGCGATCGGATTCGCGTAAGGTGAATCCGCATAGAAATTTTCATCGTATGCATCGAAACACCACTCCCAGACATTGCCTTCCATATCATATAGACCGTATCCATTCGGTGGATAACTCCCAACGGGTGCTATGTATGCGTAGCCATCATCGAGCGTTTCATCTGCCCAATTATCGTCGGGGTCTTTTTCTCTGTTCCAGATCTCCCAGAGTCTCTTATCTGCGAAATTGCACTGCGTTCCGTCCGGTGGGGTGTCCCCCCAGGCGTGATTTTTCTGGACTAACCCACCCCGTGCGGCTTTTTCCCATTCTGCTTCTGTTGGGAGCCGCTTGCCTGCCCATTTCGCATACGCTCTGGCATCCTCCCAACTGACACCGATAACGGGGTGCGCATCCGTCGACGCATACTGATATACCCAATCGGGTAAGGGGCGATGATTCGTCGCCAGCACAAATTGATTGTATTGTCCGAGGGTGACCTCGTATTTGTCGATATAGAAGGCATCAACATAGACTATATGGTCAGGAGTTGTAGCGGAAGTGTAGAAGGTCCCTGGACTACTCCCCATCTGAAATTCACCTGCGGGAATCAGAACCATCGGTGCAGTATCTGCTCCGAGAATCGTCTGTGGTGTATTTGAAGAAGGCGATAGTGTTTCCGCAGTTGAAGCGGTGTCCTCTTCAAGAATCGCTTGTGGCACATCGGGTTGCTTCTCGGAACTATCGGAATCCACGGAGGAATCAGGGGGATCGCTCGTGTTTGTCTGGCTATTTTCTGTCAGGTCAGCTGGTGACTGGTTCAATTCTGGTTTCGAGGATACTTTCGGGCGTTCCATTTTCTCTAAATCCACATCCCATGAAAGTTTTTGTCCACCCTTTAAGGATATTTTCCGGACACGACTTTTGTAACCCGGGAACTCCACACCGACATACACCGATTTTTCAAGGTGAATTCCCGTGTCAATCGGATAGCCTTGGAGTGGCGTTCTTCCAACAAAAACACGATCGATGTAAACTGTCGCGCCTTTGAGCGTAGTGGTTATATCTAATGTCGCTATGGTATCCACCTCGACAGCCTTTTCCGCTTGCCAATTGTTTTGGGGTAGCACAAACACGAAATCACCCGTATTCAACTGCGGATCTCGGATTTTCCCGTGCTGCGGGTGTTGTCCTTCAGGTAAAGCGGGGACGGTTCTGTATAGATAATCCGCTAACTCAACGCCCGTGAGATAACCATCCGGCAGCGGTTCCATAACACGTCGTTCCAGCAGGTTCAGGAATGCCATCTTAAACACACTTCTGCTTGGCACGGGTTCATCAGCGAGACCTGCTGTGATGAACTGGCGGACAGGGTTTCTAATCTGCTCCGTGATAGGTAAAGGTATATCCTGGTTCTGCAGGTTGAGAATTGTCCCTGAGAAGCGGCTGTCAAACATAAATAGGACATGCTTGGCATGAATTTTCTTTGAGTCTGACACCAACTTGACCATATCTACACTATAAAGGTCAAACTCGGCTGCATTCTCTGGGGGCGGTGTGTCAAGCATCACGAGATAGCCGAGGTCTTCGTCTATCGTCGACTTTGTTGTATATCCGTGTCCGGCATAGTAGAACAGAAGTCGATTGTCTGTGTCTTTGCCAGATTCATAGATGAAATCGGAGAAAGCTTGATGAAACTCAGCCGTTGTCACATCGGTTTTCAGGTTTACATCGAAGCCGTGGTGTTCGAGGACTTCTGCGACTTCCGTGACATCGTTCACTGCCCCTGGTAGCGGATTCCAGCCATTCTTTGCGGGGTATGCACCATTTCCGATGACGAGGGCGTGGGAGTTCTTGTAGAGTGGAAGTTCTGTGCCGTCTTCAGTACGGACGGTGACGTTCATACTGTGCTGGGCGGCTGCCTCAGGAACAGCAATGAACTGCATTGGAACAGAAAGGAGACCCGAAAATAGCAGGACCGGAGATAGCACTGCAAAAACGAAAGATTTCTTCATGATGGAACCTTTATTTCCGTATTAACATTTTACGCGTGGCAGTAAAATCACCTGCGGTGAGTGTGTAGAAATAGACCCCGCTTGCGACGGGTTCACCGATGTTGTTTCTGCCGTCCCAATAGGCAGCCCTGCTCTGCGTCTGATAGTTCCCCGCGGGTTGGTGCCCTATGTCTAACGTTCGTATCAATTCCCCGTTTATAGCATAAATACGTACGGCGATGTCCGCAGGTTTTGCTAGCTGATAGGGGATCCAGGTTTCAGGGTTGAACGGATTCGGATAGTTGGATAGCAGTTGCGTCCGTTCTGGGACCTTCGGAGCGGTAGGGGCGGCGGCTGCATTTAACTGTTTAATAATCAGGTCAACATCCGCTTGGGTTACCACACCATCTCGGTTGACATCGGGATTTGGATCTGTCCCTTCGTCAATATTTTCCCCCAAGTTTGAAATAACGATGTCCAAATCCACGATATTCACAAGTCCATTCCCATCTACATCTATACTTTTCAAATGCTCTTCAAATCTGTCCAGATCACAAAGGATACAATCAGGAAATTGCTCACTATCAGCGGGTTCGTTGTTGCTAGGCGGCTTAGGCAATGTATATGTTTTAGGATTGTGATAGGTCCAATTACCATCAGCATCCATGAATTGGAAATATATCTTATTGTCATTTAAGTGCTCTCTATCAATATCGGTAAAATCAATCTTTGCTTTCACACCAAATTCAAAGAAGGCAGGATCGAAGAAATTCCAACCAATAATAGCTGTATTAACCCAGCCGTAAGCTTGAAATATACTGCTTTCATCCAATGCAGTTGCGCTGAATCTAATTTTACCGTTATCCAATACCTCAACACCGTGAAATTCTTCTAGGTTAGGTGCTACATTATGGTTCCAGGCATTATTAAAATAATGGTTTCTGGATAGCCAGCGAGCTTCATGGAAAGCAAGTCTATCACCGCTCCCCATAATCCAATCATTCCCATCATATAAAGCGATATGGTGTAACCCAAAAGCGTGTCCTAATTCGTGCCGAATTACACCTTCAATGTAATCTCGTCCCCGAGTTTCCACACTTAAACAATAAGCGTAATACTCCGAATTGCCACGCCATCCCCCGACAGGGCGCGCGCTAGCAATGCCCGCCGCAAAATTGTTCCACAGAGCACCCATGCCTGCCATCACCACAACATATATACTCTGACGGTCATTATAACCCTTCCTTTTTAATTCTTCTCTTACAATGGGTAACGTATCACCAGAATAATGTGCTTTGTTATGTGTCCCTTTTACTTTGTAAACAATTACTTGACCATTGTGAGTTGTCTTTAATCTAAAGGTTTTGCCTCTAAAACCGTGACGTTCCATCTCAGACTGATATGTGTCCTGAATAGACTTCATCATAGCATCTAAATCTAACCACTCCGATCTATCTTGACTATCGGTTGGTTGAAAATATATCACCTTCACCTCAAAATTAGCCGCAGATATATTAGCAAGTAACAGACTTAAAATTACGAAATTAGTCGTTTTGGACTTGAACCGTTTTCTAAACATGCCCTCACCCCTTCTCCGGCTTTATCTCGGTTACAAAAGTGATGATACTATCCGGATGCCAGTTCTGTTCTTCGTCTGCCACTGAAATTTCTATAGTGTATGCTCTACTTGGTTTTAACGCTAAACTCTCTGCGACTTTTAAAAGCACAACTTGTGTGCCGCGTATAAAATGTTCCCATTCCATATCGGTGCGTTTCCCTTCTGTAATATCTACGAGTTTGATAATCGTAGCATCGATATTTTCATCAAAAGTGAAAATGAATTGGTTGGTGTGTAAAGCGATACCTACATCGCCATGCCATACAGTGCTATCTACGAATTTTGGGTGAGTCTCGTCTTTTGGTTCCTCTGGTTCTTCTTCAACAGGTTCTGGCTCTGGTTCTGGTTCTTCTACAACCGGCTCCTCTATAACGGGTTCCTCTACGATAGGTTCTGGGACCGGTGGAGGCACCACTTGGACGGGAACTACTGGAGGCGTTGCTTCTTGTGTTTCCTCAGGAATTGTTGGAGGGACAGGGAATATAGATGCGTCATCCGTGTTGTCCGTAGAGCATCCGATAACATAAAACGCCAATAGACACAGAACAAAGAAGGTTTTGTATGCCATAGCGAATCTCCTATTAATTGGTATTTCTGAGGGTAAACCGATAGCGTAATGTAACGCGTTTAGGGGTCAATCTTCCATCCTTGATAGCAGGATAGAAAGTTGTTTTCCTCAATGCTTGCATTGCGGCTTCCTCAAGTCCGAACCCGAGGGTGGTGAGTGCCACAACGTCTAACGGGAGTCCCTGTTCATTGATGGTTGCTTCTAAAACGACCTCACCCTCTATTTTCCTGTTCTTTGCTATGACTGGGTATAAGGGTTCTACTCTGAACTTGTAATCGGGCGGTGTGACACCAGGTTCAGGGTCAACATCGATACCGGCTAATCGGGTGGTAAGCGGTGAGGATGAAGTATTCGTTTTTCGGGGCTGTGGTGTTGTTTTATTCTGTATGTTGAGAGTAGGTGCCTGATGAAAGTTTAATCCGAAGCGATACAGCAATTCCGAACTTTGAAAAGAGAATTCAACACTCCCGATGGCACTCATTGTGGGTGACAACTCAATCTCTACGCCTGTTTCGCCGGTGAAAAAATTCTGTGCGGTATTCACGTGGACTTTCTGAGTTGTTGAGACGTTGTTCCAGGCTTGCGTATAGAACATCCCAAAGAAAGGCTTAAGACGCCATGCATAGCCGGTTTCAAGAATATGTAACAGCCCCGCACCGCCGCGGAGGGTCATATTTATGGAATGCAGCGGCAGGTCCCCGGTCCTGACAATATTCGTATATTGGGTTCGGAAACCACCGACTAAAAAAAACTTCAATCCCGTCATGTTCATATCATTGACGTTTAGCAGTCGAAGATCAACGGAAGGACTGGGTGCTATTTCGTAAGGTGTTTGGGTGTTCGCTTCAAAAAAAGAGACTCCTGGCAAGAACGATATTTTTAGATCGTTGTTGAACGCATAATCCAGATTCCCTAAGAGCGTTTGGGCATGAAAACGGAAGGGTGCCTCTGTTCGCTCCGGGGGGCTATAGCGTTGATACCCTATACCAACGCCTATTTTCCCCGCTGGCGACCTATAAAACCCTGTTTGCGCGGACACGACAGCAGAAAACACAAGCACGTAGAAAAAAGACATAGCAAGCATTCGCTTGTTCAATAGTGTATTCTCCTTTGATAACAATTAAAATGGCGCGACTTCGGAAGTCCCCACTGCACCAAAAAATGCCCGCAGCACGCGGCACTGTGCAGAACAGCGCGCGAGTGGGCACTAAGCGATTCCATCCGACGTTTGATGGTTGGAGAGAACTGTCTATTGGAAAAAAACTTAACGTAAAATAAGTGGGAGGGGGGGGGTAAATGTCAACTTGATTAAACAATTAGGCATACACACGAGTGGAGAAATATCCATCGTGTAAACTGAAATTTGAGATAGGAAATTCGCAAGTTGCCTTTTCATGTGTGTTATTTCAAAAACGTGTGATTGTTCAGTGATTTTCGTGGGAGCTCGCTCCTACAGATAGGACTCAATAGCCGTGTCGAGTCCTCCCTAACGTCTGTGAATATTATACACAAAAATGAAAATAAATTCAATTTTTTTCAGCTCAGTGGCATGTTGATGTTCAGGGGTTGGGTAGCGGTTCATAACTGTTGGTGTGTTCGTGAATCCGTTGGCGTTCGCGATTGACATCCGGGTCTGCACGGCGCGGGATACCCGTGATTGCATCGACGGATTCGTCTGCCTTGAAGCGTAGGTAGAGTTTTTGCGATTTGGCGGCGAGCGAGGGGTTCTTGAGGGCACGGTAACACCGCATCATGTTGTAATGTGCGTCCAGATCTTCTGGATCGACGGTGAGCGTCTTCTGGAATTCTGATAGCGCGGTTTCGTAGTTGCGTTTCAAGAAATGCATACGTCCGAGTTTATTTCGGACACGCGTATCACGCGGGAATTGCGCAGCAGCCTGCTGAAGATGTTCAATCGCTGTGTCGTAATTGCCATACGTCTCCTGAATGAGTGCGTAAAAGTAGTGGACCTTCGCACGATGTGGGTTTTCAGGGGGCAAGGTCTGCTGGATTTCAAACGCCTTTTCAAGCATCACTTCTGCGCCTTGCATGTCTCCTTCTTGGATTCTAGCTCTTGCCACGTTTACCCATCCATCGAGGTATGTTGGCTCTATCTCGGTTACCTTTAAGAATGCGGTTTCTGCGGCTTTCAGATCGCCTTGTAGGAGTAACCCGATACCGTAGTCGTTCCACCGTTCACGCGTATTTTCAGATTGGGATGACATAGAGACTACATCTCCTGCTTTTTGTAACGACGCAGAAGGTGTTTCACCTACTTCGGCTGGCAGCACAGGGTGGGAGAAAGCCGCGTGTGGGCTTTCTAAAGACCCTGCTACTTTTAAGGTTGCTGTTGTAGATGCCATGACGACGGTGGGTAGGTTTGGGATCTCCTTAATTTTTCCTGCGACATCCGAGGTGTCGCCCGTCCAGACCCACTTGCCATCGTCGTAGCCTTTATCTACCTGAAAATCTGTATCTTCTGGGTCGCGCACGCCTGCGTAAGCCCACTGTGTGTGCCACCAATTGAATTTGCGGTAATTGAGTTTCGCCTCCACTGTGAGCAGATTTCCACAATCGGACGGGATTTCGAGTCGGTAGCGCGCAGTATCAGCGGCACCCGGCGGGATTGTGTTTGAATAGAGGAGTGTTCGGGTTGCCCAAGCATTTCGTTTATTAATCAGGTTTCCGTGTGCATCCAGCATATAGGCACGATAAAAGTGCGCGCCTGGGTCAACGGGTCCGTTTCCGTTCGGCGCGGCAATTCTGCCGTTCCAGAAGACAATTTTACCGTTTTCGTCGGTAATTTTCACTTCCAGCCAGATGTCGAATGCGTCGATGGTGCCAGTTGGAAAGCGGTGACCGACCCCCCGTGTGCGGACGACGACATCGATCCGTGTGTTCTCGCCTCGGACGACTTCAGTGCCGTCCCGGGGGATGGGTGTGCCGGCTGCGAATAAATCTAACGTTACCACGTCATCTTGCAAAAAGTCTGTTACGATTTTGAGTTGTTCTGGGTGCTGATTCACAAAGGGCAGTGCTGTGTTCGCGGCGGGGAATCGGTGGTTATGCACCTTGCCGTTGATATTCCCGGCATCTGTAGAGTCAACGAGTGGCATGTGGCAATCGACGCATTTCTTCGCCGTTTCGGGGTAGTAGAAGGACAACGCGCCTTGATGTGAGACCCCACTTTTCTGCCACTGATCGTAGTCGTTAAAACCGCGGAGCCATCGAAAGTTGTTGACCGGTTCGTCGAGATGCACTTTATGACAGGTTGAACAGAATTCGGCGGTGTTTTCACGGTGAAACGGTTTAAGGAAGCTTTTTTTGTGAGGCTCCGGATCAAGTCGGATGAGGTAGTTGTGCAGATTGCGGATAACAGGATTATCGCTGGCGGCGATGTCGTGAAGGGGTGGGTATTTAATCACATACCCACTGTTACCCATCGTGTCTTTGACTTTTTCCATGGAATGGCACGCTGTGCAGGCGAGTCCTGCTTGAGCGGCGGGTGTGTGGAGGTTTTCACGGATGGGTCTATCCATCACACCGTTGAGTAAAATTGCGGGGTCGTGGCATCCCCCGCACCATTTAGAGGGTTGGATACCGTTGACCTCCTGCATATAGATAATGGACTTGCGATACCACTGGTTATTGAAGGAGGAGAAATGGTGAGCGGATTCGTTCCACTGCCGATAGATATCTGGGTGACAGCCCTTCGTAGCACAGGTTTCCGATGTGAGAAAGAAGTCGGTTGGAATCAGACCGCCGGTCTCTGTTTCAACGGAGGCGGGGAAAAAATGACCGGTTGTGCCACCGCCTTCTTCATACATACTCGTGGGAGGGAGTGCGGGATTCTCGACGAGATATGTTTCATTGGGTAAATAGTGTTGTGTGAGTTTCGCGCCTATCGGGAAAAGGACGACAGCAATTAGCACCCCGAGGCTGATTTTTTTGAATAATGGCGTGAGGCGTTCTTTGTCTCTTAAGAGGTGGATACAGAGGAGAAGACTCCCGGCGCTTACACTGATAATGTGTGTGATGAGTAGCCACCGATAGGGAGTTGTCGCGCCGACAATCATCAGATAGCCACCACTGATGATACCACCGGCTATTCCGATAATCCCTATTTGTCCGAGTGTTGAGAGATGCCTGAATTGTCGGTAGACATAGATACTGAATGGAATTATGAGAACAACACCGAGTCCAACGTGGAATAGGACGTTGAAAATGTAAAAGAGCGTCGGTTCACCGAAGCTGAACAGGTACGCGCTGTTTATGAGTAGAATGAGGAAAGTAATCAGAAAAAATTTTCGCATTTTTATCCGGCAGTGTAGCCACCATCAATCGGTAAGGCGATGCCTGTAACGAAGGCAGATTCGTCGGAGGCAAGGTAGAGCGCGCCGTAGGCGATCTCTTCGGGTTGCGCGAGCCTGCGCATCGGATGTCTGTCTCCAAGACTCTGATATTCCTCTGGTGTTTTAATGACACCGGCGACTAACGGTGTTTCAACGAAGCCGGGACAGATACAGTTAACACGGATATTATCCTCGGCGTAATCGAGTGCCATCCCGCGGGTGAGGTTCGTCACACCCCCTTTGGAAGCGACATACGCTGCTCGAACGTCCGCGCCGACAAGCCCGTAGATAGAGGACAGATTGATGATGGAACCCCCACCATTTTCCAGCATGGCAGGGATCGCTGCTTTGGCACAGAGATAGACACCCGTGAGGTTCACATCTAAACACCGGTGCCAATCCTCCTCTGGCAAATCGCCGACAGGGAGTCGCATTGCAATGCCCGCACTGCTAAGCAAAATATCGAGTTTTCCGTAGGTGGTAAGGGTCTCGCGCACCATCCTTTCAGTATTGTTTGAAAGGGTTACATCGGTTTGGATGTAGATCGCTTCGTTGCCTGCATCTCGAATAACGGCAACAGTTTGGTTTGCACGGTCTTCATCGATATCGGCAACGACTATTTTTGCGCCGTGTTCGGCGAATAGGATCGCTGTGGCTTTTCCGATACCGGATGCAGCACCTGTAACAATGGCTACCTTGTTTTTAAGTCGCATTTTAATAGTTATCAGTTGTCAGTAAGAATAGTCGTCAGTTATCAGTTAAGGGGTTTTTCGTTAGTCCCAAACTTGTAGCTCGTAATGAAATGGAGAGCGGATATGAGCAACGCACGTCAAAGTCCAAACGTACGTTGTTACTCCGCAAGGTAAAATTAAAAATCCGAAAGGAAAAATTAAAGTCCTTTTTCCGTCCATCCGGCGGGATTCACTTCCGGTTCACCGATCTGGTTTCTGATCATACCGATGTTTTCAACCTCAAGTTCAACAACATCACCGGGCTGGATCCAGCGGTCG
This window of the Candidatus Poribacteria bacterium genome carries:
- a CDS encoding alpha-ketoglutarate-dependent dioxygenase AlkB, which translates into the protein MDLQLKIDFQPDTQPLQPQPLEKQEIPTTIPGLRYIENYITAKRHDLLLTEVDTHPWLDDLKRRVQHYGFKYDYRARKVNHDMRIGKLPEWLKELSEKLLKDEYMPEVADQVIINEYLPGQGIASHIDCEPCFKGTISSLSLGAGCVMNFTHRYDRRTAQVWLEPGSLLVMSGEAREKWMHGITARRSDVWEGQTYPRGRRISLTFRNVIIS
- a CDS encoding SUMF1/EgtB/PvdO family nonheme iron enzyme, with the translated sequence MKKSFVFAVLSPVLLFSGLLSVPMQFIAVPEAAAQHSMNVTVRTEDGTELPLYKNSHALVIGNGAYPAKNGWNPLPGAVNDVTEVAEVLEHHGFDVNLKTDVTTAEFHQAFSDFIYESGKDTDNRLLFYYAGHGYTTKSTIDEDLGYLVMLDTPPPENAAEFDLYSVDMVKLVSDSKKIHAKHVLFMFDSRFSGTILNLQNQDIPLPITEQIRNPVRQFITAGLADEPVPSRSVFKMAFLNLLERRVMEPLPDGYLTGVELADYLYRTVPALPEGQHPQHGKIRDPQLNTGDFVFVLPQNNWQAEKAVEVDTIATLDITTTLKGATVYIDRVFVGRTPLQGYPIDTGIHLEKSVYVGVEFPGYKSRVRKISLKGGQKLSWDVDLEKMERPKVSSKPELNQSPADLTENSQTNTSDPPDSSVDSDSSEKQPDVPQAILEEDTASTAETLSPSSNTPQTILGADTAPMVLIPAGEFQMGSSPGTFYTSATTPDHIVYVDAFYIDKYEVTLGQYNQFVLATNHRPLPDWVYQYASTDAHPVIGVSWEDARAYAKWAGKRLPTEAEWEKAARGGLVQKNHAWGDTPPDGTQCNFADKRLWEIWNREKDPDDNWADETLDDGYAYIAPVGSYPPNGYGLYDMEGNVWEWCFDAYDENFYADSPYANPIAEILIRDGASNIVAVNKLRVTRGSSWYDSVPWIASRFGQSPETRVRNVGFRCVQSVTP
- a CDS encoding T9SS type A sorting domain-containing protein; the protein is MFRKRFKSKTTNFVILSLLLANISAANFEVKVIYFQPTDSQDRSEWLDLDAMMKSIQDTYQSEMERHGFRGKTFRLKTTHNGQVIVYKVKGTHNKAHYSGDTLPIVREELKRKGYNDRQSIYVVVMAGMGALWNNFAAGIASARPVGGWRGNSEYYAYCLSVETRGRDYIEGVIRHELGHAFGLHHIALYDGNDWIMGSGDRLAFHEARWLSRNHYFNNAWNHNVAPNLEEFHGVEVLDNGKIRFSATALDESSIFQAYGWVNTAIIGWNFFDPAFFEFGVKAKIDFTDIDREHLNDNKIYFQFMDADGNWTYHNPKTYTLPKPPSNNEPADSEQFPDCILCDLDRFEEHLKSIDVDGNGLVNIVDLDIVISNLGENIDEGTDPNPDVNRDGVVTQADVDLIIKQLNAAAAPTAPKVPERTQLLSNYPNPFNPETWIPYQLAKPADIAVRIYAINGELIRTLDIGHQPAGNYQTQSRAAYWDGRNNIGEPVASGVYFYTLTAGDFTATRKMLIRK
- a CDS encoding energy transducer TonB; protein product: MNKRMLAMSFFYVLVFSAVVSAQTGFYRSPAGKIGVGIGYQRYSPPERTEAPFRFHAQTLLGNLDYAFNNDLKISFLPGVSFFEANTQTPYEIAPSPSVDLRLLNVNDMNMTGLKFFLVGGFRTQYTNIVRTGDLPLHSINMTLRGGAGLLHILETGYAWRLKPFFGMFYTQAWNNVSTTQKVHVNTAQNFFTGETGVEIELSPTMSAIGSVEFSFQSSELLYRFGLNFHQAPTLNIQNKTTPQPRKTNTSSSPLTTRLAGIDVDPEPGVTPPDYKFRVEPLYPVIAKNRKIEGEVVLEATINEQGLPLDVVALTTLGFGLEEAAMQALRKTTFYPAIKDGRLTPKRVTLRYRFTLRNTN
- a CDS encoding tetratricopeptide repeat protein, producing MRKFFLITFLILLINSAYLFSFGEPTLFYIFNVLFHVGLGVVLIIPFSIYVYRQFRHLSTLGQIGIIGIAGGIISGGYLMIVGATTPYRWLLITHIISVSAGSLLLCIHLLRDKERLTPLFKKISLGVLIAVVLFPIGAKLTQHYLPNETYLVENPALPPTSMYEEGGGTTGHFFPASVETETGGLIPTDFFLTSETCATKGCHPDIYRQWNESAHHFSSFNNQWYRKSIIYMQEVNGIQPSKWCGGCHDPAILLNGVMDRPIRENLHTPAAQAGLACTACHSMEKVKDTMGNSGYVIKYPPLHDIAASDNPVIRNLHNYLIRLDPEPHKKSFLKPFHRENTAEFCSTCHKVHLDEPVNNFRWLRGFNDYDQWQKSGVSHQGALSFYYPETAKKCVDCHMPLVDSTDAGNINGKVHNHRFPAANTALPFVNQHPEQLKIVTDFLQDDVVTLDLFAAGTPIPRDGTEVVRGENTRIDVVVRTRGVGHRFPTGTIDAFDIWLEVKITDENGKIVFWNGRIAAPNGNGPVDPGAHFYRAYMLDAHGNLINKRNAWATRTLLYSNTIPPGAADTARYRLEIPSDCGNLLTVEAKLNYRKFNWWHTQWAYAGVRDPEDTDFQVDKGYDDGKWVWTGDTSDVAGKIKEIPNLPTVVMASTTATLKVAGSLESPHAAFSHPVLPAEVGETPSASLQKAGDVVSMSSQSENTRERWNDYGIGLLLQGDLKAAETAFLKVTEIEPTYLDGWVNVARARIQEGDMQGAEVMLEKAFEIQQTLPPENPHRAKVHYFYALIQETYGNYDTAIEHLQQAAAQFPRDTRVRNKLGRMHFLKRNYETALSEFQKTLTVDPEDLDAHYNMMRCYRALKNPSLAAKSQKLYLRFKADESVDAITGIPRRADPDVNRERQRIHEHTNSYEPLPNP
- a CDS encoding glucose 1-dehydrogenase encodes the protein MRLKNKVAIVTGAASGIGKATAILFAEHGAKIVVADIDEDRANQTVAVIRDAGNEAIYIQTDVTLSNNTERMVRETLTTYGKLDILLSSAGIAMRLPVGDLPEEDWHRCLDVNLTGVYLCAKAAIPAMLENGGGSIINLSSIYGLVGADVRAAYVASKGGVTNLTRGMALDYAEDNIRVNCICPGFVETPLVAGVIKTPEEYQSLGDRHPMRRLAQPEEIAYGALYLASDESAFVTGIALPIDGGYTAG